GGTGCCGAGAGCCGGTTTTATCAAAGGCCCCGTGTTCAAAGGCGTCGCCTCGAGCCGCTTTTTGCCCAAAGGCACCAAAACCAAGGTTAACCTTGAGGAGCAGGGAAGACAAAAAGTGTCTTTCAGCTTTAGTTTAACTAAGAAAACTTTACCCAATCGATTCCTGACTGCTCTGGGAAAcgagaaacaaaatgaaactcCCACCCCTCCGGCGGTTCCCCTTCCGTCTGattttaaccccaaaaataaacTGGACCTGGGGGACACCGCCAGTTCAGCCGAGGAATCTTCACCTCCAAAACCGAAGGTAGAATTGGGGAagattcattttaaaaaacatttactGAACGTCACGGCAAAGCCGCCCCCGGCTCCGGCGGCACCGGTAACGGAGCCGGTGGCCTTGGCCGTGGATCTCCCCCCAacgccgccgcctcccccgcccccgccgccaccgccggCGTCACCGATGCCGGTTCCCGGAGccacggccccgccgccgccgccggtgACACCGATGCCGGCGCTGCTGCTGTCGCCGCCCGGCGAAGCCGAGGCCCCCGTGCCGAGGGAGCCGAGCCAGGCGCTGCCCAGGGAGGCCTTGGAGCCGGACGCCAAGCAGGATCCGGCGTCGCGCGGCTCGGACGAGCACGGGACTCAACCCGCACCCGAGCAGACGGAGATAACCCCGCCGAAGGAGGATTCCCATATTGGGAAGGAGGATGAGGTTTCCGACGGCTCGAAGGGCGCTCCCGCGTGCTCCCGGAGGCAGGGGGCCAAGAGGAAGTTCTCCCAGTCGGACGGCGCGCCGCAGGGCTCCGAGTCCGACGAGGATTCCGTGAGGACCTCATCCAGCCAGCGGTCGCATGAGCAGAAGATCTCCAGCAcggaaaaggagagagattcCAGACGGAGCTCCGCGTCCCTCCGGGGTGATGACCTGGGCAAGTCCTCGTCGCGCTCCAGGTCGGACAGGGATGAGAAGTACTCGAGCTATTCCAAATCGGAGAGAGACTCGCGGTACTCGTCCTTCCGCTCCCGCTCGGACAGAGAGAGGAGGCGAAGCCGGTCTCATTCCCGTTCCCGCTCCGATCGCAGCTCCCGAACCAGCTCGTCCTACTCGAGGTCGGAGCGCTCGCATTACTACGACTCCGACCGCCGGTACCACCGGAGCTCCCCGTACCGGGAACGGTCGCGCTATTCCCGCTCGTACGCGGACAGCCGGGCGCGGGAGAGCTCGGACTCGGAGGACGAGTACAGGAGGACACATTCCAGGTCCAGCGACTCCAGGCGTACGTCCtcccattcctcctcctcctacaGAGACTCGAGATCCTCTTACTCCAAGTCGGACAGGGACAGCAAAGTGGAGTCATCTCACGCTGATGTGGACAGGCGAGGGAGGTCGTCTTCGAAAGCGGATAGAGATTCCAAAAGGACTTCTGAAAGTGAAGTATCCAAAAGGTGCTCTCCCCTCGATGAACTGGGCTATCGGAAGGGGACATCCCATTCCAAGCCCGACAGTAATGTGAATTCCTCCCGCTATAAATCCACCCCTTCCAAGGCCCCCGCACCAAAGCCTGATAAATTTAAGAGTTCTTTCTGTTGTACAGAATCGATCGAAGAAATCAAGTCCAAGTCTAATTCTCTAGATTTAGAGACCTCTTGTGTAAAGAACAATGAGATCAGGGTGTCCAGTGTGAAAAAGTTGGAAAGGGAAAAGACGCTTTCTCCGTTAAATCAGCTCAACGATTCTCCCGCTTTGCTGAAGGCTGACGAGTCCAAGGCAGGTTTGGCAAACTCAAAATCCGAGGAACTTGCAGCAAATGAAGGCCACGACAGTGTTAAGGAGCAGGAAACGTTCTTAAAGGCAAAGCACGATCCCTTAAGAGTGTGTTTCCCCACGGAATCGAGCGTGAACGGCTCCCCGGAGGGTCAGGATGAGGGTCTGGCAACCTCCAGTGCCTGCAAAGCCGAGGATGTCGCTGCATCCTCTGACCATGGCCCGGGTCCATCGGAAGCATCGCCTGCCGTCGAGACCAGCCCATCATATCCGTTGCCATCCAATGGGTTTGGGATCACAGATGTGTCCCAAGAGCAAGAGCTGGATGATTCCCGGGTCCAATCCAGCGAGTGCAACAGCCTGTTCCAGGAAGCGGAGGCTCCGGAGCCGCAGCAGCCGGAGGAAGCCGCCCCTCTCCCTGCCGTGAATGTAGATCCCACTAACACTGTCCTTaagaagctggaggaggaggtgactCTGTGTGACAAAACCAAAGAACCTGTTTTTTGCTACATTTCCGatgatgccacccctggtttgTACCACTCGGAAGTGGAAATCGAAGCGGAACCTGCGGATTTGAAAGTGACATCCGAGTCTTTCTTGGACGTGCAGGTGGAGCCGCAGACGGTGACGTGCGATTACGAGAGCACGGATAATTCCCATTCCAAGTCTGTTGGGGAGGATGAATTCGGCCATCCTTCCCATAAAAtcagcctggcagcagaaagCTCGAGTAGGGATTCCTCCCACGATGGCTGTTCCCAGAGGCTCCAGTCAGATCATCCCATGCCAGAGGAAAGTGTCTCTTCCAAATGGGATGTGCCCCCGCCGGGTGTGTGCCAGGAGCCGCTCCAGCATTCGGAAGCTGAAGAGATGGTGGAGTTGGATGCTCAGCACGTTGATCTCGGCTCAGCAAAAGGCAAGTCGTCGTTCCAGAATGAACATTCCTACTATTCGGAAGTGCCGCTGGAGCACCGTGGCAGAGAGGTTGTGGAAGAAAGTGCTGTTtccactgagggagctgagctggatgAGCTGAGGGTTCAGTGTCCTGGCATATCGGTCGAGAGGGATGAGGGAAGCGAGTCCTTGGTGGCCTCAGCTTTTCCAGACGCTTTGTATCCCTCCTCTGATGTCATCGTCACCGCAGAGGACACGGAGATGGTGACCCAAGCCCCAACGTGTGACAGCAGCGGCAACGCCTCGGAATTCATTCCTGCCGGCCACGACGATTATTCCGACACGGGGGACAGTGACAGCGAGAGGGGCAGCGAGGACAGCAACACGGAGGACTCGGATTCTGATGATGGGACGCCGCCGAAGAGGCTGCAGTCGGTCGTGGTGGTTCCCAAGAACTCCACCATAGCCATGGAGGAGAACAGCCCGGGCTCCTCTCGGAGCAACCGGCGCTTCTCCGACCACTGGGATGATGAGCGGCCCGAGCCCAGCAGGCCCTACTATGAGGAGAGGTCAGAAAATATGGGGAGTAAAGGTGGTCCCCAGGTGGAGAGCAGGTGTTctcccagagggatggagaagaGTCCGGCAACCTCCACGGAGCTGAGCAGGAAGGAGCCGGAGGAGCTGCGGGTGGATCCGTGCCAGGCCCAGAGCGACGGCGTGGACAGCACGAGCCAGGCGGACCTGACGGCCGATTGCCACGGCAAAGCCGGCGCGGAGGAGAGGATGGTGCTGCCCGACGTGGTGGCCACGGGGAGGCCCATGGGCCGGCCGGAGGAGCAGCCCTTCTGCGTCCCGGAGAGTTTGGAAAGCACCGACACATCCCGGCACCAGATGAGCTCTTCCAAGCCTGACAGTCGGCAAGGGCAGGGCGGGCTGAACCAGTCCGGCCTCGGAGACTACTCCAGGCTGGATGGTTTCCGTGCCCCGGAGGAGAtgggtgctgcaggctgggactTCTCCCAGCCGGAGAAACCCAGCAGCACCTACCAGCAGCCGGACAGCAGCTTTGGGATGTACTCAGGCTACGTTTACCAGCCAGGACCAGGAGCctatcccagctcccagagctaCTGGCAAGGCAACGGTTACTGGGATGCgagggcagccagcagagcctccGTGGTTAACTACGAACGCGGCCAAGGGCAGGTGCCAGATTCCCTCACGGAAGACCACGAGGAGTATGAAGAGGATGAGCGTTGGGATGAGGAGTGCAAGcccccctttcccagcccctctggaaaATCCCAGGTGCCCgggcagaaggagaagggctCAGTGCAGGCACACGAGATCAGCAGCAATTCCACCAAGGAGCCGGTGCCgggtggggagaagaaggaCGAGGTGAAAGCTTTGGAGAAGAACGACGTGAAGGAACGAGGCCCACCGAAAAAGAGGCGGCCGGAGTTGGAGAGCGACTCGGAGAGCGATGGGGACTctggggagaagaggaaggggaagCTGGAGGGGGAGCAGGTGGAGCCAGCACCGCAGGATTCCTCCATGGTGGGCAGgttatgcatcatggatgacTTCAGGGACCCCCAGCGCTGGAAGGAGTTTGCCAAGCAGGGGAAGATGCCCTGTTACTTCGACCTCATCGAGGAGAATGTCTACTTGACAGAGAGGTAACTGCTGCTTTATCCTTGTTTTAATTGGGATCTAGCTTCCATTTGGCTCCAGGATGGTTGGGTTTTTATGGCCAAATTGGCATCCTTtggagggaggggcagggatgtTGCATTCCCCACATTTGGCAAAGCCACCCCAGGCTCTCTTCTCCTAAAGAGAATCGCCCAGTTTGCCCCAGACAGTCCCAAGTGCTGAGGAGAGTTAGAAAATGGGAGGATCAGAGGGAAAGGTTGATTTATTTGTACCCCTTTTTATAGCTTTACCAGATCCTGCCTGTTTAATGTCCCCAAATGCCAGCTCGCTCCCTTTCTGTTGGCACAGGGAATTCTGTCTGGGTGTGGGAAAGCTTTTGGACAAACAAGGCGCTTTTCCAAAGGATTGGTTACTTCCATGTCTTCATTTATCATCTCAGaggagctttttaaaatttactggccataatttgatttttttttcttacagtttttTTGCCTTGTTGGGATCCATGCTCCAGAGCATTCCCCAAATCCTTCATGGAAGCTAAAATATGAATTAGTGGATGCCCTGCTTTTTGTCTACTTctgattttctcctctttctcatCCTCTCACTcaacagcaaagcagaagcTGAAATAACCAAACCCTCCAGTTCGCCTTATTAAAATATGAGTGTCCAAATAAACATAGacagggaggagaaaggaaaaacagctaAATATCCTGGGAATTCTCTTTAAGAAATCACCTTTGGTCATCACAGTCATCACCAAGCCAAGTGTCCTTGGGTGTTCCTGCCTCTAGGGTTATCAATCCCTACATTTATTTTCCGTTTTTTCCAAAAACCACTGATCAGGATTGAGGAGGAGTTTCTCCACCTGGCTGCTGTCTCACCTGTATTTCCATGCCTTGGCTTCCCAGGAAGAAGAACAAGTCCCACCGGGATATCAAGCGGATGCTGTGTGAGTGTCCCCCTCTGTCCAAGGAGGAGCGGGCGCAGGGCGAGGTGGCCTGTGGAGAGGATTGTCTCAATCGCCTGCTCATGATCGAGTGGTGAGCTGGGGTCCATGGACTGGCTCTCCTGGGAATCCCTCAAATACCGTGGGAATCCCTGGGAGGTGGCAGTGAAGTGTCTGTGCTGGCCTGGAGTGACctttggagctgccagcagaagctgtggctgctccatccctggaaggttTCAGggtttggatggggcttggagcagcctgggacagtgggaggtgttcctgcccatggcacgggggtggaatgagatgatcctcagggtcccttcccacccaaaccattccatgatttaaATCTTTGGATGATCTGCAGGAGATCAGCCCTCACAACCTCCTGGATCTCCTTTCCCCAGagcctctccagcctctggctggtGTCTCCTTCTCCCTTTGGAAGAGGTTTGCTGCTCCATgggagctggaggcagggacagggtgcTTGGTGGGATTCCCCCCTGGCACGAGGATTGTGGAAGGATTGGAATTACCTGGCAGAATTCCAATTTTTGCTCTTATCTCATAGGCCAGACGTAGGGCAGGGAATATCTTGAAGAAGTAACCCCCAGAACAAGGGGAGAAGAGCCCAGTTCTCCCCACTGGGATGCCCTGATACAGAAATACAGCGGGATCAGCATTCCAAATGTTTTTATCTCTCCAGAAATAAACGATCTGCATTTGCACACTGACAGTCACGTGGTGGTGCTTTTTATAGCAAACCACATTTGAAGGTTTCACACGGAATTTCTCGTGattatttggggtttatttcccATCTGAGCCCTTCCTGCTGGAAATTGATttgctcccttccctcccctcagctcctcccGGTGTCCAAACGGTGACTACTGCTCCAACCGGCGCTTCCAGAAGAAGCAGCACGCGGATGTGGAGGTGATCCTGACTGAGAAgaagggctgggggctcagagCTGCCAAGGACCTGCCATCGTAAGCCTTCCCTCTTCCCACAGCCTTTTCCCACCCTCTCACTCTCTCctgaagggaaaagggcctgtGGGGTCTGGGTTTCCCTGACAGGAGATGGGCTGAGGTTCTTCCAGCTCGTCCTCGTCCCTGCTGGGTGTCCCTCTTCCTCTTTGGCATCTGCCCATCTATTCTTTGATCTCCCACTCTGCTTTTGCTCTTCCTGGTTTTCTATGGCTTATTCTTGGGATGAATCTGCCTCCCCTTTCTCTGTCCCTATTTCACTCCAGTTGtgtccatttttcttttcccatctctGCAAAACTTCTCATCCTGagtcctcctcctcttcctccccttgGGACAATAAGAGGATCCAGAGGGGATCTTTCCTGCTGTTGTTAATTCAGGATTGTAATTCCAAGTGCTGGGTTAGGTGAGGCtggaaaggagagaggagtgaggACCTTGAAGTCTCCTGAGGCACAAGGGAGGATCAGGATGGGGAGACCAGGATGAGGTTTACTGGGAGAAGGGAGCATcctggagtgtgtccagggcagggaacagagctgggaaggggctggggaatcctgagggagctgggaaggggctcagcctggagcaaaggaggctcagggggcccttgtggctctgcacagctcctgccaggaggggacagccgggggggtcgggctctgctccagggaacagggacaggagcagagggaacggcctcaggctggccagggcaggctcagggtggaaattggggaaattccttcctgaaaagtgttttccagcccagggcagcagtggatgcccctggatccctggaagtgtccaaggccaggttggacagggctgggagcaccctggggtagtggaaggtgtccctgcccatggaatggtGTTGGAATGGGACAAGCTcaaagttcccttccaacccaagccttCCTGTAATTCTGTGAATGTATTGAATTTATAGAACAAACCCTGCTCCAAGGGGAGCTTCATCCTTCTGTCACCTTCCCATGTGACAGgataaaatcccaaattaatCAGAATTCCCTGAGATTAATGCACATCATCATTGCTACACCACCAGGATGGCCAGGCTGGGAGTTGTGTTCAGGGAATCCACCTGAACAgggaatattttgtgtttagtAGTGGTTTATTTGCTAAGAAAATTGATGTTTTCCCCTCTTGCAGCAACACTTTTGTTTTGGAATACTGTGGGGAGGTGCTGGATCACAAGGAATTCAAGGCTCGGGTGAAGGAATATGCCCGGAACAAGAACATCCACTATTATTTCATGGCCCTGAAGAATGATGAGGTGAGCAGTGGGattgctgggatgggattgcTTTGGGAAAGGCTGGATTTAGCTgttacagcagcagctgcttgggaGCCCATGGAGCAACATCCTGAATCCATTGGTAATGTTTTCCTGAGGAAAGGAAACTTCAAGGCCTCAGGATTTTTTAACCCATTGCTCAGTTCCACAGAATTCTGGCAGCTGAAATGTATCCCAGTGTTCTTAGGGAGGGAAAAGTGTCTTTTCAAAGGAGAAGATGGAGCATGGCTCTTTGTTCCATGGGAGAGAAGTTTGGGAACTTGTTCCAAGCCAAACTTGCCCTTTTTGGGTGCCCAAATGTACCAAAAATCCACATTTCCTTTCATATTAACTCCATGAAATTGGGATATTTAAATCTGGCAGAGTCCCTCTGTGCAGGATTGCCACTGGAATATTTATATTTGGGATATCCTTAATTATTTATGGCTGCTTCAGCTCCAAGGGATGTGGAGCTGTTCTCTCTGCCTGAGAACAAGTGGGATAAATAGAAATTCCATCTCTTATTCTCCTTGTCTCTCCTGTCAGGACTTTTTGGGTCTGGGCAGCTTGAGAGAAAAGGAGCTAAAAATACTCAGAGTGATTTTTCCTGGgtgttttttctcctaaaataaGGACTTTTGAGATTGTTGTGTGATTTTAAGTGTCACAAAAGGAGCATTTCCAGTTATAAAAGGAGTTTGTATTTCTGGGATGATTTTTCCCTTGGAATATGAGGTGTGTGGGAGAAAAATTCACTGTCCCAACCCCTCATTCCTGTATCAGAAACAAAATCCAGGATCTGCATCCAGCTGGAGAACTCTGGAAAATGAGGAGCCATGTACCTAAGTGCTCTTTTTCTGGGGATTTAATGTCCTAACAAATCCCAGTCCCTAAAATAAGGATGGGGAATATCCAATGAAGAGTGGGAAAGGAGGTGATTCCCCTGAGGGTTGTGTTTGCAGCTTTTTCCCATCCCAAGGAATGAGccttttccctgcatttcttgTCCCTTTTCAGATCATCGATGCCACCCAGAAAGGAAACTGCTCCCGCTTCATGAACCACAGCTGTGAGCCAAACTGTGAGACCCAAAAGGTAAAATGCTGCATCagatccagcagctcctccctctggAGAGCTCACAGTGAAacctttcccttctttcttttggggattttccttGCTGTGGAATCAGTGACATGAAAACACCTGGATTTCACCTGGGCACTTTGCCTGGTTTGAAcctccccagtgctgcttttccaaggATTGGGGTGTtcagggaaagcagccctggagctgaggCTGGAATAACTCCTGGCATCCTTCTTCCACAGTGGACTGTGAATGGGCAGCTGCGGGTTGGGTTTTTCACCACCAAGCTGGTCCCGTCGGGCTCGGAGCTGACCTTTGATTACCAGTTCCAGAGATATGGGTACGTCCTACGTCCCCTTTCCTGGcccaggaattcctgcttttcccctctcccactgtcactgctccctctccatcccttcccCAGATAATTCCCTTCCCTGCTTCTTCCTGTCTGGTTATTAATTAGACTTTGCAATATTCCTTGGGAGTTCCTgttcttcccttcccactcctgttTTATGGCTTTGAAGCACCTGAGGGGCTGTAAAACCCCCTGGATAACTCATCCCCTCTTCCTGGCCTaatccagggctgcagggaaagcTCCAGCCTGGAATTAAGGTCCCTTTGCTAAACCTGAGCCTCAGATTCCTCCGTTTCTCTTTGGTGAAGTATAACTTGAGGAAcatcccttccttttccttctggatcCTTCTCCAGGCCCTTCCTGTAAGCAGGAATGAGTTTTAAGTTGCATTTTAAGATTATTCCTCATTCTTAGAAATTCCTGGAATTGAGCTTCCCTGCTTCTTACCACTGCAGGGCCACGTTCCTCcagggttttatttaaaataaaaccctacCATTTTCCCAAGAAATTGTGGAATGGAGTTTAAAATGGATGGTGTGTCAAGTGGGAAATACAGAGGCTTGGTAGAAATATTCCTTGGGAActatatttattacatttattgtattattgtatttattatatatattgtatttattATCCATGGCTGAACATCCAAAACAAATTTTCCCGTGTGGATTTTGCTGCTTCTATGAATGCTGAGCTCATTCTTAATCCTGTTTTGAGCTCTCAAATTCAATATATGAGCTATAAAATGAAATGCTATGAAATGCTATGAAATGCAAGCTTTTCCTAGTGGATGTATAATCCTGAGGCTAAGTTCCTTAGGGAAATCAGGTTGTTGATGGCAATGTGGGATAAGAAGTTGCCAGCCCCACCAGCTCCACCTTTTCCTCTCTGGTTCCTGGTTCTTGGCCTGTGGAGAGCCTGGAGGTGAGGCAGGCTTGGCTTtccagctgccacagctggggatCATGGCAGCTGTCTTGGGAATAAAGATTTAATTTGGGTTTTCAGAGGCTTTTCCATGCAGagccattcccattcctggcTTTGGAAggtgcagagctggctgtggctgggctTGGGCTGTTGTTGAACCTCCCTTTGTGTCCCCCACAGCAAAGAGGCCCAGAAATGTTTCTGTGGCTCCTCCAACTGCCGGGGGTACCTGGGGGGGGAGAACAGGGTCAGCATCCGCGCGGCCGGAGGGAAGATGAAGAAGGAGCGCTCCCGCAAAAAGGACTCGGTGAGTTTGGGGATGGAGCCTCTGGCACTGAGCCCAGCCaatccccagcactgccagaaccacccacgtccccaagtgccacatccacgtggctttaaatccctgcaggagtggggactccaccaccaccagccctttccatgaaggaatttcCCCAATATCCGACCTGAGCCGCCTCTGGCTCAGCTTGAGGCCGTTTCCTCTCATCCCGTCTCTGTTCCTTTGGGAGAAGTTTTCTCCTGATGACCTCAGGGTTCAGTGTCATCAAAGGTTGGattgatgatcttggaggtcttttccaactccAATGATTTTATTTCACAAGGTCCTTCAAGATTTGTGTTTTCTTGGATCTTCAGTTAAATCcaatttcctttctcctggctaTTTAAAGGCACCAGAGAGTGACTTTCCCAGGTCCAGTATTTACTATCCATAACTAAACCCCACcataaatttgatttaaaagtGTGGGTTGCTTCCCATGATTTTTAAACACTGATGAAAGATGAACAATATTGGCTTTGCCATTTAGGGCATCACCTGGAATTTGGCAGCTCCAAAGGCAGAGTTTCACCATTTCCAGGTTGGGAGGTGGAATTTTTGAGACAACACATGGAATTGCAGGGAAGGGTTCATGCCATGTGGAAAAAGTGCAGAGAATCCAGAGcaagaggaatttttttggggtgaaatcttAAGAACCTGCCCAGGCTCTTCTTTAATTCCTACAAATTGTAATTATTCCATCCTTGAAGGGACGAACCTGTGTTCCTATGGAGAAGATTTATTC
This Haemorhous mexicanus isolate bHaeMex1 chromosome 1, bHaeMex1.pri, whole genome shotgun sequence DNA region includes the following protein-coding sequences:
- the SETD2 gene encoding histone-lysine N-methyltransferase SETD2 isoform X1, which encodes MSQVLPIPNPDVQCSISCSYLLFTPSFPVFFFSMFPWLDCNREEENEGKPETVPRAGFIKGPVFKGVASSRFLPKGTKTKVNLEEQGRQKVSFSFSLTKKTLPNRFLTALGNEKQNETPTPPAVPLPSDFNPKNKLDLGDTASSAEESSPPKPKVELGKIHFKKHLLNVTAKPPPAPAAPVTEPVALAVDLPPTPPPPPPPPPPPASPMPVPGATAPPPPPVTPMPALLLSPPGEAEAPVPREPSQALPREALEPDAKQDPASRGSDEHGTQPAPEQTEITPPKEDSHIGKEDEVSDGSKGAPACSRRQGAKRKFSQSDGAPQGSESDEDSVRTSSSQRSHEQKISSTEKERDSRRSSASLRGDDLGKSSSRSRSDRDEKYSSYSKSERDSRYSSFRSRSDRERRRSRSHSRSRSDRSSRTSSSYSRSERSHYYDSDRRYHRSSPYRERSRYSRSYADSRARESSDSEDEYRRTHSRSSDSRRTSSHSSSSYRDSRSSYSKSDRDSKVESSHADVDRRGRSSSKADRDSKRTSESEVSKRCSPLDELGYRKGTSHSKPDSNVNSSRYKSTPSKAPAPKPDKFKSSFCCTESIEEIKSKSNSLDLETSCVKNNEIRVSSVKKLEREKTLSPLNQLNDSPALLKADESKAGLANSKSEELAANEGHDSVKEQETFLKAKHDPLRVCFPTESSVNGSPEGQDEGLATSSACKAEDVAASSDHGPGPSEASPAVETSPSYPLPSNGFGITDVSQEQELDDSRVQSSECNSLFQEAEAPEPQQPEEAAPLPAVNVDPTNTVLKKLEEEVTLCDKTKEPVFCYISDDATPGLYHSEVEIEAEPADLKVTSESFLDVQVEPQTVTCDYESTDNSHSKSVGEDEFGHPSHKISLAAESSSRDSSHDGCSQRLQSDHPMPEESVSSKWDVPPPGVCQEPLQHSEAEEMVELDAQHVDLGSAKGKSSFQNEHSYYSEVPLEHRGREVVEESAVSTEGAELDELRVQCPGISVERDEGSESLVASAFPDALYPSSDVIVTAEDTEMVTQAPTCDSSGNASEFIPAGHDDYSDTGDSDSERGSEDSNTEDSDSDDGTPPKRLQSVVVVPKNSTIAMEENSPGSSRSNRRFSDHWDDERPEPSRPYYEERSENMGSKGGPQVESRCSPRGMEKSPATSTELSRKEPEELRVDPCQAQSDGVDSTSQADLTADCHGKAGAEERMVLPDVVATGRPMGRPEEQPFCVPESLESTDTSRHQMSSSKPDSRQGQGGLNQSGLGDYSRLDGFRAPEEMGAAGWDFSQPEKPSSTYQQPDSSFGMYSGYVYQPGPGAYPSSQSYWQGNGYWDARAASRASVVNYERGQGQVPDSLTEDHEEYEEDERWDEECKPPFPSPSGKSQVPGQKEKGSVQAHEISSNSTKEPVPGGEKKDEVKALEKNDVKERGPPKKRRPELESDSESDGDSGEKRKGKLEGEQVEPAPQDSSMVGRLCIMDDFRDPQRWKEFAKQGKMPCYFDLIEENVYLTERKKNKSHRDIKRMLCECPPLSKEERAQGEVACGEDCLNRLLMIECSSRCPNGDYCSNRRFQKKQHADVEVILTEKKGWGLRAAKDLPSNTFVLEYCGEVLDHKEFKARVKEYARNKNIHYYFMALKNDEIIDATQKGNCSRFMNHSCEPNCETQKWTVNGQLRVGFFTTKLVPSGSELTFDYQFQRYGKEAQKCFCGSSNCRGYLGGENRVSIRAAGGKMKKERSRKKDSVDGELEALLENGEGLSDKNQVLSLSRLMVRIETLEQKLTCLKLIQNTHSQSCLKSFLECHGLSLLWIWMTELGDARGSTANNLKLQLEIMKTLELLPIPTKNMLEESKVLPIIQRWAQTKTAVPQLSEGDGYSSENTSRAHTPLNTPELSAKQGVEGDTDTPKKLVFRRLKIISENSMDSAISDTTSELEGKEGKEDLDQLEAAPMEVTEEQQQQQQQQQQQQQQQQQQQQEIKTAVEAPVESSKSQPAELEAEPEAEVKESNGAKLEEPMAMETPSQDEEEGVSDVESERSQEQTDKIVDVSDLATRLLDSWKELKEVYRIPKKSQAEKESSADRGREPAGLRDQTPTPKNPILSRERDPERQSQSKERKRRRDSLSPPSSAYERGTKRPEDRYDTPASSKKKVRPKDRNKLSTEERRKLFEQEVAQREAQKQQQQLQNLGMTSPLPYDSMGYGTPHHSFMGYPPGYPMQAYVDPSNPNAGKVLLPTPSMDSMCSPAGYPEHSQTLVGHTVEPALSTPQPVPVVQHVATTMEVTTPQYVAQGEAAVVHQEANVAVLPVATAGAVQSQSYGVWDSSQQPAVAVQQPYSQPAQSQPAIYYQGQTCQTVYGVTSPYSQTTPPIVQSYAQPGLQYIQGQQIYTAHPQGVIVQPPTAVTTIVAAGQPQPIQQPELVVTNNLLDLPPPSPPKPKTIVLPPNWKTARDPEGKIYYYHVVTRQTQWDPPTWDSPGDDASLEHEAEMDLGTPTYDENPMKSSKKPKTAEADTSSELAKKSKEVFRKEMSQFIVQCLNPYRKPDCKVGRITTTEDFKHLARKLTHGVMNKELKYCKNPEDLECNENVKHKTKEYIKKYMQKFGILYKPKEDTELE